The stretch of DNA CCCGGTGCCTCGTTGCAGCATCGCCGTGGCTCAATGCAGCGTCTTCGGTGGCTCTCGAGGGCAAGCTTGGTGCTGCAACGGCGTGGTGCTGCGCGCCGGAGCAGCGGAGCTACACCGCAACACTCCGGCGGGCTGGCGAGCGGAGCTCCAGTGCAACGGAGCATGGTGATGCGCGCAGGGCGGCGGAGCTGCGGTGCAACACTCAGGCGGGGCCGCGGAGCTGTAGTAGAACAGGGCATGGTGATGCACGCAGGGTGGCGATCCGCGTGTCCTGTCGATGGTGATGCGGCTGCACGTTGCAGCGTGATGCGTTGACCGGATCCAATGGATGGCGAGCGTTGGATCCGACGGCCTAGGACCCGAGTGATTTCAGCGGCCAATAAATATATGAAAAATAAATTATATGTGGCATTTTATATCGGGGCAGATTTTGGACAGGCTAGTATGTTTGGAAGAGGAAGTCCACCGTATCTATAAGGTGAAAATAAAAATGGCGAAAATATGTGTTGCACCAGCAAGGAACTGCACCTCTGGTGGTAGGATTATATATGTTATCCCCAAGTTGTACATTTTATTCCTTCTCGTGGTACCATTTTCAAGAACGCATGAATAAGACATGCACGTACGTGGCTCTTTAGCAAGGACAAGGGAAGAAGCCTTGCACTCACCGCGACCACCACGGCCGTCTTGACGCTCAACAGCTTCGAGAAGGGCAAGGACGACGGCGGTCCGTCAGAGTGTGACAACGCCTACCATAGCGACAAGGAGATGGTAGTCGCGCTCTCCACTGGCTGGTTCAAGAACATGGCCCGTTGCGGGCActgcatcaagatcaccgccaatgGCAAGTCTGTGtataccaaggtggtggacgagtgTAACTTCATCTATGGCTGCGACGACGACCACAACTACGAgccgcctgaaggaaatatgccctagaggcaataataaaattattatttatttccttatatcatgataaatgtttattattcatgctagaattgtattaaccggaaacataatacatgtgtgaatacatagacaaacaaagtgtcactagtatgcctctacttgactagctcattgatcaaagatggttatgtttcctaaccatagacatgagttgtcatttgattaacgggatcacatcattaggagaatgatgtgattgacttgacccattctgttagcttagcacttgatcatttagtttgttgctattgctttcttcatgacttatacatgttcctatgactatgagattatgcaactcccgtttaccggaggaacactttgtgtgctaccaaatgtcacaacgtaactgggtgattataaagctgctctacaggtgtctccaaaggtacttgttaggttggcgtatttcgagattaggatttgtcactccgattgtcggagaggtatctctgggccctctcggtaatgcaaatcacctgcgccttgcaagcattgcaagtaatgagttagttgcgaggtgatgtattacggaacgagtaaagagacttgccggtaacgaggttgaactaggtattgagatgtcgacgatcgaatctcgggcaagtaacataccgatgacaaagggaacaacgtatgttgttatgcggtctgaccgataaagatcttcatagaatatgtaggagccaatatgagcatccaagttccgctattgtttattgaccggacacgtgtctcggtcatgtctacattgttcttgaaaccgtagggtccgcgcgcttaacgttacgatgacagtttcattatgagtttatatgttttgatgtaccgaaggttgttcggagtcccagatgtgatcacggacatgacgaggagtctcgaaatgattgagacataaagattgatatattggaagcctatgtttggacatcggaagtgtaccgggtgaaatcggcattttaccggagtgccgggaggttaccggaacccccggtaacctaatgggccttaatgggcctaatggaggaagtagagaggaggccaagggtcagccgcgcacccctcccccccaagtccgaattggacaaggaggggggcggcgctcccctttttcctttcccctctttctctccttcgctagtagaaaaggggcaacggtccaggccgggtcagcccattagtcccggttcagtctagaaccgggacccatgggggcattggacccggttcctgAGCTCAggtggccggccgggccacgtgggccattggtcccggttcgtccggaccttttgatcccggttggtgggacgaaccgggaccaatggcctcgctcctggcccaccaccattggtcccagttggtggcatgaatgttggggaacgttgcagaaaacaaaaaatttcctacggtttcaccaagatccatctatgagttcatctagcaacgagtgatcggattgcatctacatacctttgtagatcacgcgcggaagcgttcaaagaacggggatgaggaagtcgtactcgacgtgatccaaatcaccggagatcctagcgccgaacggacggcacctccgtgttcaacacacgtacggtcagcgtgacgtctcctccttcttgatccagcaagggtggagttgaggttgatgaagatccagcagcacgacagcgtggtggtggatgcagcagtcaccgcagcagggcttcgccgttcttctgtgagagggagaggtgtagcaggggagagggaggcaccaagagtcAAGGTTGCGGCTGCCCCTccgtccccccctttatataggctcccctaggggggcgccggccctaggagatgggatctcctagagggggcggcggccaaggggtggagtgccccccaagccaggtggggcgccccccccctagggttcccaaccctaggcgcatgggatgggccaaagggggcgcaccagcccactatgggctggttcccctccccacttcagctcatggggccctccgggatgggtggccccactcggtggacccccgggacccttccggtggtcctggtacaataccggtgaccctcgaaactctcccgatggccgaaactgcacttcctatatataattcttcacctccggaccattccggaactcctcgtgatgtccgggatctcatccgggactccgaacaacttttgggttactgcatatctctacaaccctagcgtcaccgaaccttaagtgtgtagaccctacgggttcgggagacatgtagacatgacccagacggctctccggtcaataaccaacagcgggatctagatacccatgttggctcccacatgctcctcgatgatctcatcggatgaaccacgatgtcgaggattcaagcaaccccgtatacaattccctttgtcaatcggtatgttacttgcccgagattcgatcgtcggtatcccaatacctcgttcaatctcgttaccggcaagtcactttactcgtaccgtaatgcatgatcccgtgaccagacacttggtcactttgagctcattttgatgatgcattaccgagtgggcccagagatacctctccgttatacggagtgacaaatcccagtcttgatccgtgtcaacccaacagacactttcggagatacccgtagtatacctttatagtcacccagttacgttgtgacgtttggtacacccaaagcactcctacggcatccgggaattacacgatctcatggtctaaggaaaagatacttgacattggaaaaactctagcaaacgaactatacgatcttgtgctatgtttaggattgggtcttgtccatcacatcattctcctaatgatgtgatctcgttatcaatgacatccaatgtccatagtcaggaaaccatgactatatgttgatcaacgagctagtcaactagaggcttactagggacatgttggtgtctatgtattcacacatgtattatgatttccggataacacaattatagcatgaataaaaaacaattatcatgaacaaggaaatataataataatccttttattattgcctctagggcatatttccaacagtctcccacttgcactagagtcaataatctagttacattgtgatgaatcgaacacccacggaattctggtgttgatcatgttttgctctagggagaggtttagtcaacggatctgctacattcaggtccgtatgtactttacaaatatctatgtctccatcttgaacattttcacgaatggagttgaagcgacgcttgatgtgcctggtcttcttgtgaaacctgggctccttggcaagtgcaatagctccagtgttgtcacaaaagagtttgatcggccccgacgcattgggtatgactcctaggtcggtgatgaactgttggggaacgtagtaatttcaaaatttcctatgcacacgcaagatcatggtgatgcacaacaacgagaggggagagtgttgtctatgtaccaacgcagaccgactgcggaagcgatcacacaacatagaggaagtagtcgtacgttttcccgatccgaccgatccaagcaccgttactccggcacctccgagttcttaacacacgtacagctcgatgacgatccccgggctacgatccagcaaagcgtcggggaagagttccgtcagcacgacggcgtggtgatgaacttgatgtactaccgtcgcagggcttcgcctaagcaccgctacaatatgatcgaggtggaatatggtggcagggggcaccgcacacggctatggaacgatcatggggatcaattgtgtgtctagaggtgccccctgcccctgtatataaag from Triticum dicoccoides isolate Atlit2015 ecotype Zavitan chromosome 6A, WEW_v2.0, whole genome shotgun sequence encodes:
- the LOC119315455 gene encoding putative ripening-related protein 1, which codes for MSFPSPRCLVAASPWLNAASSVALEGKLGAATAWCCAPEQRSYTATLRRAGERSSSATEHGDARRAAELRCNTQAGPRSCSRTGHGDARRVAIRVSCRCKDKGRSLALTATTTAVLTLNSFEKGKDDGGPSECDNAYHSDKEMVVALSTGWFKNMARCGHCIKITANGKSVYTKVVDECNFIYGCDDDHSPTPPCANNIVDASPAVWNALGLDQNVGMEGITWSDE